ATCTTCAGGTTGTGGTTTATTGCATGTAAAAGAGTCCAATTTCTGAGGTATGTGTGTTGTATTTGAGAATGTATGAGACCTTTCACATTTATTTCCACGAAAATAGTTTTCGAACTTTTCCCATAATGGTTCAATGTTTATATTCCATtggtttttattatattcacaCTTTTCTGAATGTGTAAAGAAACTTTTATGTTGATCTAACCATCTATTCAAATTATGACAAGCTAAATCATTTTGACCTGATTCCCCAGTAAAATAATCTTTGGCTACTgagtaattataataaaaatataaagctacatattttaaaatgggaTCAGGGAAATCTTTAATATGTTTTAAGAAGtcaatatgttttatttcaAACTCGCTAggatataaattatacaaagcataaaaatatgaagtacACCCATCTAGctgaaatttaaaataaaaaatatataatatatatttccatagaatttttttttttctatgcattataaaagaaaacaattAAATTCATGATACATTCCATGAAGCAAGTTATGCTTTCATGATAAAATCAAAAGTACATCGAAATATCTTTTTGGACATGGTTTTACTTCCATTTTAAAAGGACAATAATGCAAAACGAATAactaatttaattaaaacaaaaaatatttcagactattttg
Above is a window of Plasmodium vivax chromosome 8, whole genome shotgun sequence DNA encoding:
- a CDS encoding hypothetical protein, conserved (encoded by transcript PVX_119205A), which produces MEVKPCPKRYFDLDGCTSYFYALYNLYPSEFEIKHIDFLKHIKDFPDPILKYVALYFYYNYSVAKDYFTGESGQNDLACHNLNRWLDQHKSFFTHSEKCEYNKNQWNINIEPLWEKNWTLLHAINHNLKMIFVMILQKKIVLKLKRIVMKLKIYVMNVINFA